The Magallana gigas chromosome 6, xbMagGiga1.1, whole genome shotgun sequence genome includes the window AATAGCTGATAAAAGTCCTTAAGTCATGTACTAGTATCTAATTATCAGTCCAGGTAATGTCTCATCTGTAAATTAAACTATGTAtgatattattgatatttctaaaaacaaatttcacaGGGTCCACAGCTAGAGTCTTTTCATGATGGCATCTAGAGATGAAGCCCAGCATGTGGTGGAATGTGACCTGTGTCAGCAACCAGTCTCGTTTTTCTGCAGACGATGCGGGGTCAATCTCTGCGACCCATGCGCCCTCATACATCTACGAGTGAAATCTAAGAACGGTCATGACGTTGTACATTACGCCAGCAAGGATGATGACGACACATGCCACTGTGATTCCCATCCCCAAAACGATTGTTCCGCATACTGCAAAACTTGCGAAACTCCAATATGCATGCTTTGCGTTACTATTAAACACAAATCGCACGAAATATCCGAGCTGTCCGACAAAATTGAGGAACTTTTGAAAGTGATTGCTACGGAAAATGACCGACTTCAGTCATTCAAACAtgaatttgaaagaattttgGATCACACGACGAAGCTGTTGACCTCGATATCCTCGATTTACAAACTTAGGAAAGATGAAGTTACAGCCCGGGGAGAAGAGTGGCACAGACAGATAGAAAAGATTGTGAAGAAACTTCACCAGGAACTGGATGACATGCAAAAGGAACACGAGGCTCTACTACAGAAACAAAAGAGAAAGTTTGAAGAAATGATTAGAAGAGTGGATGATATGAACGGGAAAACCGTAAAATTACAGAAATCAAAGAATGTCACAGAAATGCAGAGTTTTGTACCAGTGATTGAGAAACAGGAAAGTTTAAGTGACGTCTCACAGTATTCGTTTCCGAAATTATACGAATATAAAATAGATGAATATTTggaaaatcaattaaaagaaaataatttatcgGGTTTAAGAATATCAGAGGTACCAACTGTTAATTCTGTTATAGACACTGGGTTCCCTgctaataaaaataataaccgTCTGTTTGACATGGCCGTTACCGACGATAACAAAGTGTGGATGGGAGGAGAGAGCAGAGAACTGAAGTTATTTGATCTCCAGGGACACCTCCACCACACCGTCAGCATTACTTACAAAggcatgtacatatgtatgttCAACAAACAAGTGGTATACAGTGAACCATTAAATAAAGCCGTAAGAATGATATCTGACACCGACACTGTGGTGACGATGTTCACTACCGGGGACTGGAAGTCATACGGCGTCACAAGCGCTGCGTCCGGTGATCTACTGG containing:
- the LOC105319327 gene encoding protein wech-like, with translation MMASRDEAQHVVECDLCQQPVSFFCRRCGVNLCDPCALIHLRVKSKNGHDVVHYASKDDDDTCHCDSHPQNDCSAYCKTCETPICMLCVTIKHKSHEISELSDKIEELLKVIATENDRLQSFKHEFERILDHTTKLLTSISSIYKLRKDEVTARGEEWHRQIEKIVKKLHQELDDMQKEHEALLQKQKRKFEEMIRRVDDMNGKTVKLQKSKNVTEMQSFVPVIEKQESLSDVSQYSFPKLYEYKIDEYLENQLKENNLSGLRISEVPTVNSVIDTGFPANKNNNRLFDMAVTDDNKVWMGGESRELKLFDLQGHLHHTVSITYKGMYICMFNKQVVYSEPLNKAVRMISDTDTVVTMFTTGDWKSYGVTSAASGDLLVCLRKDDQSKVVRYSSTGTVLQEIQYDSQCQPLYNDATYITENVDGDIIVTDWEKKAVIAVDRLGIFRYSYSGKDSDFMAISVATDSVGHVIVIDINGDKIHMLDRDGRFLRYIIPEGGIRYPRGVCILGHGEMMVGEEMTGIAKRIKYLKE